In Ovis aries strain OAR_USU_Benz2616 breed Rambouillet chromosome 8, ARS-UI_Ramb_v3.0, whole genome shotgun sequence, a single window of DNA contains:
- the CITED2 gene encoding cbp/p300-interacting transactivator 2 (The RefSeq protein has 2 substitutions compared to this genomic sequence), which translates to MAHHMLAMNHGRFPDGTNGLHHHPAHRMGMGQFPSPHHHQQQQPQHAFNALMGEHIHYGASNMNASSGIRHAMGPGTVNGGHPPSALAPAARFNNSQFMGPPVASQGGSLPASMQLQKLNNQYFNHHPYPHNHYMPDLHPAAGHQMNGTNQHFRDCNPKHSGGSSTPGGSGGSSTPGGSAGTSGGGAGSSNSGGGSGGGSSSNMPASVAHVPAAVLPPNVIDTDFIDEEVLMSLVIEMGLDRIKELPELWLGQNEFDFMTDFVCKQQPSRVSC; encoded by the coding sequence CAGACCATATGATGGCCATGAACCACGGGCGCTTCCCCGACGGCACCAATGGGCTGCACCACCACCCTGCCCACCGCATGGGTATGGGGCAATTTCCTAGCCCCCATcatcaccagcagcagcagccgcaacaCGCCTTCAACGCCCTGATGGGCGAGCACATACACTACGGCGCGAGCAACATGAATGCCTCGAGCGGCATCAGGCACGCGATGGGGCCGGGGACTGTAAACGGAGGGCACCCCCCGAGCGCTCTGGCCCCCGCGGCCAGGTTTAACAACTCCCAGTTTATGGGCCCCCCGGTGGCCAGCCAGGGAGGCTCCCTGCCAGCCAGCATGCAGCTGCAGAAGCTCAACAACCAGTATTTCAACCATCACCCCTACCCCCACAACCACTACATGCCGGATTTGCACCCTGCTGCGGGCCACCAGATGAACGGGACAAACCAGCACTTCCGAGATTGCAACCCCAAGcacagcggcggcagcagcaccCCCGGCGGCTCGGGCGGCAGCAGCACCCCCGGCGGCTCCGCGGGCACTTCGGGCGGCGGCGCGGGCAGCAGCAatagcggcggcggcagcggcggcggcagcagcagcaacatgcccGCCTCCGTGGCCCACGTCCCTGCTGCAGTGCTGCCGCCCAATGTCATAGACACTGATTTCATCGACGAGGAAGTGCTCATGTCCTTAGTGATAGAAATGGGTTTGGACCGCATCAAGGAGCTGCCCGAACTCTGGCTGGGGCAAAACGAGTTTGATTTTATGACGGACTTCGTGTGCAAACAACAGCCCAGCAGAGTAAGCTGTTGA